The sequence CTGGCCGGGGCTCGGCGGGAACTGGTCGAGCGGCAGCAGCTCGCCGATCACGTCGTCCAGGCCGAGTCGGACCAGCCCGGCCGCGGCCAGGACGACACCGTCCAGGTTCAGTGTCTTGAGCTTGTTCAACCGGGGCGGAACGTTGCCGCGGATCGGCACGAACACCAGGTCCGGGCGGACGTGCAGCAGCTGGGCGATCCGGCGGGCCGCCGACGTGCCGACCCGGCCGCCCTTCGGCAGGGCGGCCAGCGTCGAGCCACACAGCGCGTCCCGCACGTCCTCGCGGCCGGGCGGGGGCAGCAGCACCAGGCCGGGCGGGTTGCTGGTCGGCAGGTCCTTCAGCGAGTGGACGATCACGTCCACCTCGCCCCGCACCAGCGCGGCTTCCTGCTCGGTGGAGAACGCGGAGCCGCCCGAGCGGGCCGACACCTGCGACAGGGCCGTCTTCCGGTCCCGGTCACCGCCTTCGAGGATCACCTGGTGGCGGAACTCGACGTCGGGGAAACGGTCCCGCAGCGGCGCCAGGAACTCCTTGACCTGCGCTCGCGCGAGGTGACTGGCCCGCGATCCGACAATCAGCGTCCGCATTCCCGAACTCCCGGCACCTGAAGAGATGTTGACCGCATGTTAGTCGAACGTCGGCCTACCTTTTTCCGACGGTTTGTCGGAGTCGTGATTGGAGAGATCGAATACCGCCCACCCGCCGCACGATCCATATCGGTGCCCGCGGTCCCACGCCGGGCGGCGGGTGGTGGTTCTGCCTGTCGTCCGGCAATTCAAAGCGCGAGGGCGCATTGTTGGGCGCGAGTGCGCCGGGGTGGGTGCGCGTGCGCCGCCCGATCGGGTGATGGGGATGAGGTTTCCGGGGCTGTTCGCTGGACTAGCGTGATCATTGCGTTCAGCAAAGGAAAGCCCCGGCGGTGCGCCAACACCCCGGGGAACGGCACCAGGAGACGGACCTCCAAGATGCAGATCAATCGTATCCCCAAGCACGCGCCCGGGTACACGATCCTCGACAACGGGCATGTCGTGCGGAAGCACTCGCTCAGTTGGGCGGCGCGCGGGTTGCTCGGGTACCTCCTCAGTCTGCCGAACGGGGCCCGCGAGGACGTACGGACCCTGGCCGCGAAGAGTGTCGAGGGGCGGGCGACGGTGGCCCGGGCGCTGCGGGAGCTGGAGGCGGCCGGGCACTACGTGCGGCGGACCGTGCGCGACCCCCTGACGGGGCGGGTGACGACGGCTGTCTCCGTGCATGAAGTGCCCTTGGCGGACAAGGCGGTTCACACGTTGCCACCGGTTCCCGTGGCACCGGCCTCCGGGGCGCCCGGTGCCGGGAAGGCGGGAAGCCCCTCCTTGAGGGCAAGGACGGTGAGGCGGAAGGAACCTTCCGTCCTTCCGGCGATCCCGACAGCGCCCCGGATGACGGAGGGGATGGGTCTTCTGATCGAACTCGGTTGCCGGGAGCCGGCGTTGGCGCTGGCCGGCAAGCCGCTGGCGGACCAGGCCGCGCGGGTGGAGGGCCTGTTGGCGGGCGGATGGCCGGCGGACGCGCTGATGGGCATCCTGGCCGCGCCGCTGCCGGGGAAGGTGACCCACAGCGTTGCGGCGATCCTCGGCGGGCGGTTGACGAAGGTGCCGCCCGTTCCCTTGCGCCGTGGCTGCGCGGTGAAGTCGTTGGCGGTGCCGCGACCGAGGCAGCACGAGTGCGCGGGGCGGGACGGCATGTGCGGCCGTCCCGTCGGCGGAGTGGGAGAGCTGTGCACGGGCTGCCGCCCGCCCCGGGCGGTGGGGGACTGGACGGTGTTGCGGCACTCGAT comes from Streptomyces sp. TLI_053 and encodes:
- the hemC gene encoding hydroxymethylbilane synthase → MRTLIVGSRASHLARAQVKEFLAPLRDRFPDVEFRHQVILEGGDRDRKTALSQVSARSGGSAFSTEQEAALVRGEVDVIVHSLKDLPTSNPPGLVLLPPPGREDVRDALCGSTLAALPKGGRVGTSAARRIAQLLHVRPDLVFVPIRGNVPPRLNKLKTLNLDGVVLAAAGLVRLGLDDVIGELLPLDQFPPSPGQGALGIQIREDNELAREILADTGDPVVDAEVRAERAVLGELHGGCSVPVGAYAKATGDMLSLHAQVTALDGTEQVEARLSGPVSEPEKLGIQVAGLLLDQGAEAILSEIRPAAQPASSRARSTAA
- a CDS encoding helix-turn-helix domain-containing protein — translated: MIIAFSKGKPRRCANTPGNGTRRRTSKMQINRIPKHAPGYTILDNGHVVRKHSLSWAARGLLGYLLSLPNGAREDVRTLAAKSVEGRATVARALRELEAAGHYVRRTVRDPLTGRVTTAVSVHEVPLADKAVHTLPPVPVAPASGAPGAGKAGSPSLRARTVRRKEPSVLPAIPTAPRMTEGMGLLIELGCREPALALAGKPLADQAARVEGLLAGGWPADALMGILAAPLPGKVTHSVAAILGGRLTKVPPVPLRRGCAVKSLAVPRPRQHECAGRDGMCGRPVGGVGELCTGCRPPRAVGDWTVLRHSIQSVGEVACG